GCCGGTTGGACCTACCGATtagaccggtcggtccctgccggacaTGCCACattgcctcgaccggtcagaccggttagaccggttggtaCCAATTTTGGATGTCAACATATGCTCCCCTATTTTTTTTGGTAAAgtttgcttgccaaaaaatattcttccgagccaaaattgtctaagggcgatgattaacactacatcggccatttttttaCTAAAGGCGATAAACAATTATCGGCCATGTTTTGCTCAAGTcgatgttgaaacaacttgtttgggccgccacaccttcttcattgTCGCTGACGTCTTTAGCACGGCCTCCACTTTTTGTTCCATTacctccttcttgcgcatacgttgcagcATTCGCTTCTGAGTAcgagacaagcctgagggacaccacctcggctgtaaatactttgaatcttgctccttgctcttctcattttctttgctgcaatcaacatcttgcttgaccggattattgctagcaacaatcggtctttgtagtaatgcatgatttggatacataggaggatattgaatataatatgattatatatgcatcctactataatccataggtgtataaaagtaaggataccagcaataccatggagcaatcggtccactagatgaagtataattaccttgactcgattgctcttgatgtcttgacgatgatcccgtatccttgacttcgcttggtggccccttctgtctctgagcactcccttccttctcatatttggccaaaagttccttaaaactcggccttgtcttgattttggaggagttcccagatttactggacgcactggtcagaccggtcccatgactggtcgaaccggtcagaccgccgctatggccggtcagaccggtcgacttgttgtcggttttcttctttttgtcttGTCCCCCGAGTATTTTTGCGCCTTGAGAGGTCTGTAATGTCAGCTTTTTTTTCAagtctttcatcaccaataactaCATTTTTCCCTTTTGTCGATTCGGCTTGACTTGGCCGAACTAACACTTTGGGATTATTCAATTCCAACATATCCACCgggaaaggattctgatcaATTTGCATATTAGGAATAACCAATCGttcttcattaatggccgattgaatttgtctacgtaacacattgcaatcattagtggcatatgagaaaatattatgaaatttgcaatatgctcgccgcttcaattcttcaagcggcggtaaagtatgtgacatcttgacgtatccaatcctatataactcatcaaatatcgtttcgcacttggatacatcaaaagtaaatttttcaTCCTGCCGATTtttgtgaatcggcttaagagcagaacaagtaaatgatttggcttgagatggccaaacaaactcagcagcatatacatCTTTGGACTCATCATCCGAACAATCTGAATTGCATTCTAAAATATGCACACTAGAACGATGATGTCTATGAGACTCTTGAGGttctttgcttcggctttctatagccaaagctctttgatgcacctgagtaaCGGTAAAGAAATCATAGCTCTTTAATCTTTCTTTGATGTGAgagcgcaagccattaaaagccaaatcagctagatctttttctgcaatattcacactaaaACATCGGTTTTTTATATCGCGGAATCGTCTTATgtaatcattgacagattcatcacgCAATTATCTAACTGTTGTCAAGtgagacaatttaagctcatcatgcccacagaaaaagtgctcatagaacttctgctctaattgttcccatgagacaatagaattaggtgccaaatatgaaaaccatgagaaagcggttccagttagagataaagaaaataaacacacTTTCAATTCGTTTATTGAACCAGCTTCTTCTAATTTGGcaagatactgactaatatgctcaaaagtacttctagtatcttccccactaaatttaacaaactcaggcAAACTAAAACCAGCAGGGTATGCAATCGAATCAAACGAAGTAGGATACAACTTTTGGTATGTGCGCGATTTGCTTTtaacatccactccaaaactttctctaagcaaattagccaaatcattcttataatcagtaagcattttatcaaaattactcGAAGAATTTGGCTGTGTGGATGTAGATATCTCACGCTGGTTTGAAACATACTGACCggatggaccggtcggaccggtctgtacgaccggtcggaccggttggcGGGAACCAGACtgatataccggtctgaccggtctctgccggTTTTGCCAACGCTGTACATATCGGTCGAACATCTCGTTGGAGATAGGACCGATGTGTGGCACTGAGTTCCTGGAGATTTCTGGTGATGTGTACTGAACAATCTCGTTTGTTCGGCTAATGTTGGCCGAACCTGGAATACTCATAATGGGGTCAGTGTATGCAGGTGTCACagtttgaccactgaaataattcatcggcatcccatattgaggttgactcacaggagatgctgccgatggttgaggaacataaaattcagaagtagaaacagatggaggttcatcggctgtttctggtttcttaccaaccgattccctttccttagagctaagccaattaacccaataaacatcacgctcagctagtaatttctgaatttgttctaTAGTAACATCAGAAGGTGGAGCAGTTGTAGCAGGTGTTACCTCATTAGATGCATCCGTGGAGATGGAAGCGAAGTCGATCTCTTTGATCTTGGTGACCTTGCCGCGTCGATCAACCTTGATGCTCGCAAGCGCcgcttgtagatcttcttcatcgtgcttcttcttgcgctcctccagcagcagacgGACGTCTTCCGGAAGATGCTCGTATGTCGAAGGGATGATGTTCTCCTTGTCGATTTCTGCGttggagcccatcttctttagggtagattagatcggttttgctaaacaagatctttcttccccagcggagtcgccaaaaagtatgctgacgcaaatctcggtcaacacacgaacgcactagatcgtgcggtgcaagaaagagctcgatgcagctctccctgcgtggagcggtcagaccggtctaaggaaccagtcagatcggtcgctggtgagaatcggcgacggccAACGAACGCGAACccaggagggaccccgtcagggtaggcgcacgtagggttgttttaggatcgacaggccacctagaacgccttcaaacgtcgcggagacgaaggaagaacaacagatgtggttggaaaagctagggtttggagaagaggataaaaagtagagtttgtattgatttttgttcgattggattccctaatcggccgtgaccctttatatttatagggtggggtggacttatcccgcaagaaattctgtttacagatctaaatttatgaaaaatcctagttgtactcggactctatcTGGACCGggcagaccggtcggacctaccggtcggtccctgccggacaggccacagtgcctcgaccggtcagaccgctcggtcagaccggtcagaccggttggtgccaattttgactGTCAACAATTATCAAGTGTCGAAACAGCATATGTACAATCGGTCCTTTCCATCGGTTTGTAGCGACCGGGGCTTGCCCGAGTTCATTGAGAAATCCCAGCTGCAAGAGTTGCTGCGCCTCAACGGTGATTGCTTCACAATAAGGTGCGTTCTTACCGTGAAAGTGCCTCGCACTTTGGAAGGAAGCCACGTTGTAGTTCCACAGCCAAACCTGCACCAAGATCTCACAGACATGCTGAAGAATGGGGAAGGTGCAGATGTGACATTCAGTGTCGGGGACCAATCGTTTTCTGCTCACAAGTGTATCTTGGCTGCGCGATCCACGGTGTTCAAGGCAGAGCTATTCGGAGCGCTGAAGGAGAAGGACGCACGCTGCATCAAGATTGATGACATGGAGCCGACCATATTTGAGGCGCTCCTTCACTTCATCTACACAGATTCTCTGATAGATGACTGTGATTCAGATAGGAATGCGTCGATGCAGCAACACCTGCTAGTTGCAGCGGATCGGTATGGACTGGACAGGCTAAGGTTGATGTGTGAGGCTAAGCTGTGCCAAGGCATCGATGTTGAGACAGTTGCCACTACCCTAGCTTTAGCAGAGCAACACCACTGCACACAGCTCAAAGATGCTTGCCTTGGATTTATAGCTTCACGTGACGTGCTTGGTGCCGTCATGAAAACCGATGGATTCAAGCATCTCATCGCAAGCTGCCCTTTGATCATGAAGGAGATGTTGGACAAGGTCGCTGCCGTATGGAGCGAGTAGTGTCACGGAAATATAGCTGAACAGTAGTATTACTATGAATGTAAGATGCAGTATCAGCTAGTATTCGAGTACTTTCTGTCACATTACTATTACTGGTGTATCCATTGCAACGCTTTGTATTGGAGAATGTGTGCTTCTTGATCCACTGCTATAATGAAATTTTAAAGAAAATCATTAGGTTTCAGCATTCTTTCTTCCTTCAGTTCTCATCTCACTTGTACCTTTTTCGTGCTTGCGTGAAATCTGTTGAATTGGATCTGTACTGAAGCTCACTTTCTTCAGTTGTACTATCTATCTTGCACCGTTGCAGGGTGCGGGGTGCCTGAGAATGTGTGCTTGATCCATGGCTCGCGGACAGGGCCGTGGAGGCTTTCGAGCCGACGTTCAAGAGGCGGGCCGGGGGCGAGGGCGGCTTCGACTTGGCGGTGCGCAGCGCCGGCGACAAGGTGGACGCTGGCGTCCGCGACGCGGAACGTGGGCACGTGGCCCCGGGTCACCCGCACGCTCGCGGACGCGAACCCCCTTGCCATGTACACGATCGACGCGGTGCTGGTGCCGTATATAACTTAACGGCAGTTGCTTAGCTTAGGGGCCATTTGGCACCTAGGGTTTGCGGGGGAATCACATATATATATCGGGGGCTCGCCCCTCCCCCTCGTCCTATATATTCTCGGTCTAATCTAAGGCAGCCAACGCCGCCGCAACCTCGCCTTCCACATCTAGAAGAAGACCTGACAGACGGACGATGGTTTGGAGGGCGACGGAGGTGAGAGAAAGCTAGCGGAGGTGAGAGGAGGGCGATGGAGAACGGGGGTGAGAGGAGGCGGGGGTTCGCCTCGGATTTGGTCATGTGTTCTACGTGCTCCGGTTTTGTGATAAGGAAGAGGCCTACAGCCATTCCCGATCCTGACGAGGAGGTCGTGGAGGTGGTGACGGAAGCCGAGAAGATGCGGGACTTGATGAAGGCGGTCCTCCTGCACGGGCCCTTGCAGGAGAAGGAGCCGGCTGAGGCGTCGAAGAAGCAGTGGCAGGTTcttcggaggaggaggatgattaTGATGGAGACCAAGAGGTGCCCGGCTTGCTCCCGTTCGCTGTTAGAGATGTGCCCGACTTGCTCTCGTAAGCTGTCAGAGAAGCTCGGGCCCGATGAGGAGGACAAGGCGGCTGGATTGaacgagaagaagaagagctcgAGGGAGGAGGGCAGCGAGTTGATGGCTGTCCTTCCGTCGCAGGGCGGGAAGGAATGCAAGAAGATTGCGATGGAGGACGAGGCGATGGTGGTGAACGCCAGAGCGGTGAAGAAGACGAAGCGATCGAGGGAGGAAGGCAAGAGATCTAGCAGCggattgaagaagaagaaggcgaagAGCGAGGATAAGAAGGGCAATAGATCTAGCAGCcgattgaagaagaagaaggctaaGAGCGAGGATAAGGAGGTCAGCGGATCAAAGATTAAGGCTATGAGATCGAGCGAggtatttttttttaatattttcatTCACAATTGCTTTCCTTTGGCTACTCTTTCTATTAGTCTCTGAAATGCTTTTAGCGGAAATAGCTAGTGACATAGAACACTCATCCATAAAATAGTTTGAACTATCTACTCGAAGGCCATGCAGCCCTTTTTCCAATTGTCGATGACCTATGTACAGAAAAGTGTTTCTTTGGATTTGAAGAAGAATA
This sequence is a window from Panicum virgatum strain AP13 chromosome 7K, P.virgatum_v5, whole genome shotgun sequence. Protein-coding genes within it:
- the LOC120643129 gene encoding uncharacterized protein LOC120643129; the protein is MENGGERRRGFASDLVMCSTCSGFVIRKRPTAIPDPDEEVVEVVTEAEKMRDLMKAVLLHGPLQEKEPAEASKKQWQVLRRRRMIMMETKRCPACSRSLLEMCPTCSRKLSEKLGPDEEDKAAGLNEKKKSSREEGSELMAVLPSQGGKECKKIAMEDEAMVVNARAVKKTKRSREEGKRSSSGLKKKKAKSEDKKGNRSSSRLKKKKAKSEDKEVSGSKIKAMRSSEMEGSGSKEAEMEGSGGNWKTKMVTMRLDKRSIDSIVKRPPVKPFTFPTPIPNLRGIFAREISNYEVECEFHEYLRRQSIISGYADYQLEVTDDEAE
- the LOC120643128 gene encoding BTB/POZ and MATH domain-containing protein 2-like → MATNSTSAAKHGQCLPVTSSMCVTGSVTATHNFEVTNFTQLDGMGVGKFVSSSTFSIGGCDWRINFYPDGNKKENNGAFVSAFLYFVSGTSAGVTVEFSLSLLGKDYLSKQHMYNRSFPSVCSDRGLPEFIEKSQLQELLRLNGDCFTIRCVLTVKVPRTLEGSHVVVPQPNLHQDLTDMLKNGEGADVTFSVGDQSFSAHKCILAARSTVFKAELFGALKEKDARCIKIDDMEPTIFEALLHFIYTDSLIDDCDSDRNASMQQHLLVAADRYGLDRLRLMCEAKLCQGIDVETVATTLALAEQHHCTQLKDACLGFIASRDVLGAVMKTDGFKHLIASCPLIMKEMLDKVAAVWSE